The Salmonella enterica subsp. houtenae serovar Houten genome has a segment encoding these proteins:
- the ybjJ gene encoding Putative transport protein/putative regulator — MTVLSSRNALKRRTWALFMFFFLPGLLMASWATRTPAIRDILSVSTAEMGAVLFGLSVGSMSGILCSAWLVKRFGTRKVIRTTMTCAVGGMVILSVALWCASPLIFALGLAVFGASFGAAEVAINVEGAAVERELNKTVLPMMHGFYSFGTLAGAGVGMALTALSVPANIHIILAAAVAIAPIFIAIRAIPDGTGKNASEGSHLQEKGLPFYRDIQLLLIGVVVLAMAFAEGSANDWLPLLMVDGHGFSPTSGSLIYAGFTLGMTVGRFTGGWFIDRYSRVTVVRASALMGALGIGLIIFVDSAWVAGVSVILWGLGASLGFPLTISAASDTGPDAPTRVSVVATTGYLAFLVGPPLLGYLGEHYGLRSAMMVVLALVILAALVAKAVAKPVSTPQPVMEHNA, encoded by the coding sequence ATGACCGTCCTCTCCTCACGCAACGCCTTAAAACGTCGTACCTGGGCGCTGTTTATGTTCTTCTTTTTACCCGGACTGCTGATGGCTTCCTGGGCAACCCGAACGCCTGCTATCCGGGACATTCTTTCCGTCTCTACCGCAGAAATGGGGGCGGTCTTATTCGGGCTTTCTGTCGGTTCAATGAGCGGTATTCTTTGTTCCGCCTGGCTGGTGAAACGATTTGGCACCCGTAAGGTTATTCGCACGACGATGACCTGCGCAGTGGGCGGGATGGTTATTCTTAGCGTCGCGCTGTGGTGCGCCTCGCCGCTGATTTTTGCCCTTGGATTAGCCGTTTTCGGCGCCAGTTTTGGCGCAGCCGAAGTGGCGATTAATGTCGAAGGCGCGGCGGTCGAACGCGAGCTGAATAAAACCGTTCTGCCGATGATGCATGGTTTTTACAGTTTCGGCACGCTGGCAGGGGCTGGTGTCGGCATGGCGTTAACCGCATTAAGCGTCCCGGCTAACATCCATATCATCCTCGCGGCTGCCGTGGCGATCGCGCCCATTTTTATCGCCATTCGGGCGATCCCTGACGGTACGGGTAAAAACGCATCGGAAGGTTCTCACCTTCAGGAAAAAGGATTACCTTTTTATCGGGACATCCAGCTTTTGCTCATAGGTGTGGTGGTGCTGGCAATGGCATTCGCCGAAGGCTCTGCGAATGACTGGCTGCCGCTACTGATGGTAGACGGACACGGTTTTAGCCCAACCTCCGGCTCTTTGATCTACGCCGGTTTCACGCTTGGTATGACCGTTGGCCGCTTTACCGGCGGCTGGTTTATTGACCGCTATAGCCGTGTGACAGTTGTTCGCGCCAGCGCATTGATGGGAGCGCTCGGCATTGGCCTGATTATTTTTGTTGATAGTGCCTGGGTTGCCGGCGTATCCGTCATTCTTTGGGGCTTAGGCGCCTCGCTCGGCTTCCCGCTGACCATTTCCGCCGCCAGCGATACCGGTCCCGACGCGCCAACGCGCGTGAGCGTTGTCGCCACGACCGGCTATCTGGCGTTTTTGGTTGGGCCGCCGCTGTTGGGCTATCTGGGAGAGCACTATGGATTACGCAGCGCCATGATGGTTGTGCTGGCGCTGGTTATTCTGGCGGCGCTGGTGGCGAAGGCCGTCGCCAAACCTGTATCGACTCCACAACCGGTGATGGAGCATAACGCATGA
- the ybjI gene encoding Protein ybjI: protein MSIKLIAVDMDGTFLSDQKTYNRDRFMAQYQQMKRQGIRFVVASGNQYYQLISFFPEIAHEIAFVAENGGWVVSEGEDVFNGELTKADFQAVVEHLLSRADVEIIACGKNSAYTLKQYNDTLKAVAAMYYHRLEFVDNFNNINDIFFKFGLNITDERIPEVQAALHDAIGDIMVPVHTGYGSIDLIIPGVHKANGLRLLQQRWGIHDSEVVVFGDGGNDIEMLRQAGFSFAMSHASEAVAAAAKYRAGSNNQEGVLDIIDRVLNNEPPFNV, encoded by the coding sequence ATGAGTATCAAATTAATCGCCGTCGATATGGACGGCACTTTTCTGAGCGATCAAAAAACCTATAACCGTGACCGGTTTATGGCGCAGTACCAACAAATGAAGCGGCAAGGCATTCGCTTTGTCGTGGCCAGCGGCAACCAGTATTACCAGTTAATCTCCTTCTTTCCGGAAATTGCGCACGAAATCGCGTTTGTCGCGGAAAACGGCGGTTGGGTGGTGAGCGAAGGAGAGGATGTTTTTAACGGCGAGCTGACAAAAGCCGACTTCCAGGCGGTTGTCGAACACCTGCTCTCGCGCGCCGATGTGGAGATTATCGCCTGCGGAAAAAATAGCGCCTACACGCTGAAACAGTACAACGATACGTTAAAAGCCGTTGCAGCAATGTATTACCATCGTCTGGAATTCGTAGATAACTTTAATAATATCAATGATATTTTTTTCAAATTCGGCCTCAATATTACCGATGAGCGGATACCGGAAGTACAGGCTGCGCTGCACGATGCCATTGGCGATATCATGGTCCCGGTTCATACCGGCTATGGCAGCATTGACTTAATTATTCCCGGCGTTCATAAGGCCAACGGCCTGCGTCTGTTACAGCAGCGCTGGGGAATTCATGATAGTGAAGTGGTGGTATTCGGCGACGGCGGCAACGATATTGAGATGCTGCGGCAGGCCGGCTTTAGTTTTGCCATGTCGCACGCCAGCGAAGCGGTCGCGGCGGCGGCGAAATACCGCGCCGGATCGAACAACCAGGAAGGCGTGCTGGATATCATCGACAGAGTATTAAACAACGAGCCGCCGTTCAACGTCTAG
- the mdfA gene encoding Multidrug translocase MdfA, with amino-acid sequence MHNRLQSGGRLGRQALLFPLCLVLYEFSTYIGNDMIQPGMLAVVEQYQASLDWVPTSMTAYLAGGMFLQWLLGPLSDRIGRRPVMLAGVVWFIVTCLATLLAKNIEQFTFLRFLQGISLCFIGAVGYAAIQESFEEAVCIKITALMANVALIAPLLGPLVGAAWVHVLPWEGMFILFAALAAIAFFGLQRAMPKTATRRGETLSFKALGRDYRLVIKNRRFVAGALALGFVSLPLLAWIAQSPIIIISGEQLSSYEYGLLQVPVFGALIAGNLVLARLTSRRTVRSLIVMGGWPIVVGLIIAAAATMVSSHAYLWMTAGLSVYAFGIGLANAGLVRLTLFSSDMSKGTVSAAMGMLQMLIFTVGIEVSKHAWLSGGNGLFSLFNLANGVLWLLLMLVFLKDKRTGDSQTG; translated from the coding sequence ATGCATAATCGTTTACAATCAGGCGGTAGGCTGGGACGTCAGGCGCTGCTTTTTCCTCTCTGTCTGGTGCTGTACGAATTTTCTACTTATATTGGCAACGACATGATCCAGCCGGGTATGCTGGCGGTGGTTGAGCAGTATCAGGCGAGTCTGGACTGGGTTCCGACGTCCATGACCGCTTATCTGGCGGGCGGTATGTTCTTACAGTGGCTGCTTGGCCCGTTGTCCGACCGTATTGGCCGTCGTCCCGTGATGCTGGCGGGCGTCGTGTGGTTTATTGTCACCTGCCTGGCGACGCTACTGGCGAAAAACATCGAGCAATTTACGTTCCTGCGTTTTTTGCAGGGGATTAGCTTGTGTTTTATCGGCGCTGTAGGGTATGCCGCGATTCAGGAATCCTTTGAGGAAGCGGTATGTATAAAAATTACCGCGCTGATGGCGAACGTGGCGTTAATCGCACCGCTACTGGGACCACTGGTCGGGGCGGCATGGGTGCATGTCCTGCCGTGGGAGGGGATGTTTATTTTATTTGCCGCACTGGCCGCTATCGCCTTTTTCGGGCTACAGCGCGCAATGCCGAAAACCGCCACGCGGCGGGGTGAAACGCTGTCGTTCAAGGCGCTGGGCCGGGATTATCGGCTGGTGATAAAAAACCGGCGGTTTGTCGCAGGGGCGTTAGCGTTGGGATTTGTCAGCCTGCCGTTGTTGGCCTGGATTGCGCAGTCGCCGATTATCATCATTAGCGGCGAGCAGCTTAGCAGCTATGAGTATGGTCTGCTACAGGTGCCCGTTTTTGGCGCGCTGATTGCCGGTAATCTGGTGTTGGCGCGTTTAACCTCCCGACGTACGGTTCGCTCGCTGATCGTGATGGGCGGCTGGCCTATCGTCGTGGGGCTGATCATCGCGGCGGCGGCGACGATGGTCTCATCCCATGCTTATTTATGGATGACGGCGGGATTAAGCGTATACGCTTTTGGCATTGGACTGGCGAATGCCGGACTGGTGCGTCTGACGCTCTTCTCCAGCGATATGAGTAAAGGAACGGTCTCGGCGGCGATGGGAATGCTACAAATGCTGATTTTTACCGTTGGCATTGAAGTAAGTAAACACGCCTGGTTAAGCGGCGGCAATGGGCTATTTAGCCTGTTTAATCTGGCAAACGGCGTTCTTTGGCTGCTGCTGATGCTGGTCTTCTTAAAAGATAAGCGGACGGGGGATTCGCAAACAGGTTAA